The region TAACATGAGTCTCTTTTTTTTCTGtatatatttaaacaatacatgGTTGTTTTAAACTCAAgtgtcattattattattattattattattattattattattattattattattattattattattattattattattatgcgaGTATCatattgttttaaatatttataaatacattattaattagtatgttataaattaaaataatacgatTTAATGTTTGTTGCCTTTATATTAACATAGTCTAACTTAAAAACACgatttaaaattatgttaaatcataattaatttattgatgtaatttatttattttgttcttcCTTTTACAAAAGGTTAGTGTTCATTGTCTCTATCATTACACTTTGGAATTTGCCGGTGACTGACCTGGGTGCTGTTTGTGAAAGCGTCCCAATACATTTGATCAAAAACACACAATCAAAGTTTATTTGAAAAAACAATCAAACTTTGATTAAACAAATTTGGAccaattttttgtttttcttcaaaagaaatagtgagagagagagagagagagaatattgTAGGGTCTTTCTCTCTAATAATGCATAGAGGGTAAGGCAAGTACTACTACTATACTATGGGCCATTTGGAAGGACTCAATGCATGGAGAGAGTAATGGAGCCCCCAAGCTGAATCatatatagaaatatatatatatatgccagaAAATCAgcatctaataataataataataataagcttTCTTTCTTATTAAAAACTCTGCCAGCGCAGCAAAAAAATATCACAATCTTAACTCAACCCCACCTCTATTCTATCGAGTTTAATGGCCTATTTTTCGtattgaaagaaaataaatgaaaTGGGCATGGGAGCTACTTAAAGtcaaatattatttacaaacatattaaAAGGGGAATTTTGAAGTTGTAGTAGTACGAACTATTATTACATTGCTACTATTTTAAGGGTTTCGATTAAAATTCAAAATGTTTTTTTGGGTAAGTTATGAAAAGACAACATGAAAAAAGCAGCTTGATTAACTGCATATAGCAATGATCATAATTAGTTAGGGGAACATGGAATAAAAGATCATTATTATGATTTAACACAAGAGAAGAGAATTAGTTAACACACTCAATTATTTACTTTATTTCAACTCTCTTGAAACAATTACAAAACAAATtcgaaaaataaaaataaaatcggCCTAGCTAAGCGAGCTTTAGCTATATTGTTTTTTAATCATTGCCTAGTAGTCgtgtaataatagtaataataacaacaacaaaaaacaccaacaaaaaaaaatcttCAATTTTCAAACCTTTTGCCGTTACTATCAACATATCTTTGTGTATATGTATACAAAcccccaaaaaaaattaaataaaaaagatagagagagtaaaaagaaaagaaaaagtgaaAAAGAATGAATTTACATTAATAATACTTGGAGTTTTAAATTTGGTGGAAGACATCAAAATTAGCACCTGTTAAATCTTCTGACAGTGACGTTAATGGATAGCTACCAAAATCTACAGAGCTGTGATGAACAAgaagttgttgttgttgttgatgatgtCCCGATTCTTGCCAAGAACTCGGCCGAGTCACGAGTTGCTCCTCTGACTTTACTATCCCATTCCCATGGtcgtgatgatgatgatgatgatgaaactGTTCGTAAATCAACGACTCCAATTTATTTTCGGCATCCCAAGTTGAAAAGGCTCCATTATTATTAGTCTCTGCAaccatgttgttgttgttgttcatGTGATGAAAACCAGCATAGTTACTTACGTTGGAGCTGTTACTTGATGTTTCCTTAACCTCGTTCATGAAAAAGGAGCTGACCCTCGAACCAGAATTGTCCGAAAAGTCTGCTCCTGAACTCGCCAAGCTCGGCATTGAAGCGAAACAGCTGCCGTAGCTATGGTGGTTCTGCTGGCTTATCAGAGATAACGGTCTAATATTAATACCACTTGCTGAATTGTGAAACTGAGAAACAAGTTGATCGGAGCTGTAGCCACCGCCTCCACCACCACCGCAGCCTGAGACCGGCTCGATAGTAGTACTACTACTCGTCGTGAATTGGTCGAAATATGACAACGGCGAATCGAAATTCGACGATGTCGGCggctgctgttgttgttgttgatgatgcTTGTTATTATTGTTGATGATCAAACTGGTCTGATCTTTTGAACAAGCTTCTGTAATTAGTACCACCCCATTGGTAGAGGCATCATAGTAAGTAGTAGTTGCATCTGAAATGAGAAATGTAGGGCCATGATTTGAAGCCAATGTGTTtgattgatgatgatgatgattatgatgaTCATGGTATTGGGGTATGATCACCGAGGAGTCTTTTTGGTCTCTAGTAGTACCATTTTTCTTATCTTTGGCTTCCATACTACTAGTATTGTTGTCACTATTTAATGGTTTGTGGGTAGTTGGGTCAATTCCCTGCTTCACTAGCTTCTTCTTCAAACATGAATTCCAAAAGTTCTTAATCTCATTATCTGTTCTTCCTGGTAATTGTGCTGCAATTTGAGCCCACCTGAaaccaaaaaaagaaagaaaaaaaaagatcgTTTTAATGATTACCCATTTACCATTTTGggattatttattcaaaaaaaagaaaaagaaaaaaagaaagccAGAGCATTTATAGTAGTATTAGTACTATACGTTACCTATTTCCAAGAACTTCATGAAGGCTAATGATGAGATCTTCTTCTTGTTGTGAAAACATTCCTCTCTTTAAATCAGGTCTCAAGTAATTTATCCATCTTAATCTGCAACTCTTCCCACACCTTTGCAAACCtgaaaattaagaaaaattaattgaTTGTGATCATAATAACAACGCAAAAAAAAGAAAGagcaaattaatataattatatgattaagtTACCAGCAAGCTTAGGAACTGAACTCCAGCAACCAACACCAAAACGAGTAATGTAATTGAACAGTTTCTCATCTTCTTCAGGTGACCATAGACCTTTTCTTAACTTCTGCTTCAAACAGCATGAATGTCGTCCCATTTTTTATTGATTGTGATCAAGAAAATGATGTGTTTATTTgtctatatatatgtgtgtatatgtgTGTGAACAATTTGTTGATCGGTGAAAGAATTACTCTGACATGAGAAAAATAAATATGAGCTTAATTATAATAGCTTATATTGAGATGGGAGaggaatatatatatgtgtggtgTAGCTATCGTTTGAGTTTGAAAGAAGTGGAAAAATCAAGAATATTTTCTTATGATTTAAAGGGAACAAAGATAATCATACTTAGAATTCAAGTCATaatagagagagaagaagaaaaacagaGCTGAGAGAGAGGAAGGTAAAGCAATCAAGTGGGTTTTACGCAAATCTGGTACTACtgctttttattttatatatatatatatatatatataaaaaaaaattggaatggATTGATTTTTAAGAAATCTCTctcaatatataaatattaatataaagggaaagaaaatgaTGTGTTTATATATAAACGTGTGGTACTTATGCATATAATtaagaataattaataaaaaaaatgtgggaAATATTATCGTAAAAAGTGAGTATTGTATAGTTAGAATTAGTAGTATATACTTCTTTCATAGTATAATAAAAGCTCATAAACTCAAATGGGGACCTTTCATTTACTATTGCTTGCATAAATAGAAGACC is a window of Humulus lupulus chromosome 4, drHumLupu1.1, whole genome shotgun sequence DNA encoding:
- the LOC133830250 gene encoding transcription factor MYB86-like; this translates as MGRHSCCLKQKLRKGLWSPEEDEKLFNYITRFGVGCWSSVPKLAGLQRCGKSCRLRWINYLRPDLKRGMFSQQEEDLIISLHEVLGNRWAQIAAQLPGRTDNEIKNFWNSCLKKKLVKQGIDPTTHKPLNSDNNTSSMEAKDKKNGTTRDQKDSSVIIPQYHDHHNHHHHQSNTLASNHGPTFLISDATTTYYDASTNGVVLITEACSKDQTSLIINNNNKHHQQQQQQPPTSSNFDSPLSYFDQFTTSSSTTIEPVSGCGGGGGGGYSSDQLVSQFHNSASGINIRPLSLISQQNHHSYGSCFASMPSLASSGADFSDNSGSRVSSFFMNEVKETSSNSSNVSNYAGFHHMNNNNNMVAETNNNGAFSTWDAENKLESLIYEQFHHHHHHHDHGNGIVKSEEQLVTRPSSWQESGHHQQQQQLLVHHSSVDFGSYPLTSLSEDLTGANFDVFHQI